A region from the Candidatus Zixiibacteriota bacterium genome encodes:
- the gspD gene encoding type II secretion system secretin GspD gives MVSLNFNRADLVEIIHILAQHLRLTYTIDPEVKGTVTIHSAEPLRSEDLLPIFHQVLRMNGAVAVRTGNVYRIMPIKEGKGLARPVGQSREDSFSIQVLPVRFFSVAEMKKLLTPFLAPGGEIIDYPRGNFLILVDLPSNIQRLVEIAETIDAQVFAGTRMEIYQPKVASAEELAAEMTKVMQSFAASAPQTENFAAQFIALPRINQLLVISHSEAAWSYAKRWLERIDVVAEGPGRRIFIYPVENGKASELAEVLSQALGQPVVSRGAPPKTLQDLHRSAPAGGMGQSGFQRPGTSGLSTTAPTSTQTQPFGAYATVPAQPGASAQPPAPAVPPGLPRPPTPSAPGAPGARPEEQLRIVPDTATNSLIIYGTAQEFQNIRNILKELDVVPRQVLLETLIAEVTLSDDETFGVDYEILRKGGDVRIFNREFGSRGSILGGILPAPPEGGGLTSFPLGVSGVIGTGSVRAFINALRSDSRVKILSSPAVLATDNRPARIQVGSEEPVATGTITGAVGTVASSTTIQYRNTGRILTIIPQVNSQGLVNLQVLVEVSQRGANVVIGNENDSFPSFDTRQAETTAVVQDGDTLAIGGIIAENKSRERAGVPYLMDIPVLGRFFGTTTDTVRRTELVMLITPHVIRNRNESQQVSESFKNKLSAIRNELERMRAEREREEKKREQLRLEQQRRLEEEKRLKKGEPAASAFPTPQAPGAAPAEESPAAAERAERFPEEPAAAPLEQSARTADGPPIEGRAVAGPSAVSAAVGRRSEPGSSVQSGAKVTSVRAAPQAKRPAPAQPGGNAQARSDQRWVVQVASFALEKEAEIAARKLREKGYDVHVVSAEVGGRTWYRVRVGQPSSRSEALALQETLRSNERIPETYLVLTR, from the coding sequence ATGGTGTCGCTCAACTTCAACCGCGCCGATCTGGTGGAGATCATCCATATCCTGGCGCAGCACCTCAGGCTCACCTACACGATCGATCCCGAGGTAAAGGGCACGGTCACGATCCACAGCGCCGAGCCGCTGCGCAGCGAAGATCTGCTGCCGATCTTCCATCAGGTCCTGCGGATGAACGGGGCGGTGGCGGTCCGCACCGGGAACGTCTACCGCATCATGCCGATCAAGGAAGGCAAAGGACTGGCGCGGCCCGTCGGGCAAAGCCGCGAGGACAGCTTTTCGATCCAGGTGCTTCCGGTGCGCTTTTTCTCCGTGGCGGAGATGAAGAAGCTGCTGACGCCGTTTCTCGCGCCCGGCGGCGAGATCATCGATTATCCCCGGGGCAATTTCCTCATCCTGGTCGACCTTCCCTCCAACATCCAGCGGCTCGTCGAGATCGCCGAGACCATCGACGCTCAGGTGTTCGCCGGCACGCGCATGGAGATCTACCAGCCGAAGGTGGCGAGCGCCGAGGAGCTGGCGGCCGAGATGACCAAGGTGATGCAGTCGTTTGCCGCCTCGGCGCCGCAAACGGAGAATTTTGCGGCGCAGTTCATCGCTCTTCCGAGGATCAACCAGCTGCTGGTGATCAGCCACAGCGAAGCCGCGTGGAGCTACGCCAAGCGCTGGCTCGAGCGCATCGACGTGGTCGCCGAGGGTCCGGGCCGAAGAATTTTCATTTACCCTGTCGAAAACGGCAAGGCGAGCGAGCTGGCGGAAGTTCTCTCGCAGGCGCTCGGGCAGCCGGTGGTCTCCCGCGGCGCGCCCCCGAAAACCCTCCAGGACCTCCATCGTTCCGCTCCGGCGGGCGGGATGGGGCAATCCGGGTTTCAGCGGCCCGGAACGTCCGGTCTTTCAACGACCGCTCCGACCTCCACTCAGACCCAGCCCTTCGGGGCGTACGCCACCGTACCGGCGCAGCCGGGAGCGTCGGCGCAACCACCCGCGCCAGCGGTCCCGCCCGGGCTTCCCCGTCCGCCTACGCCTTCGGCCCCAGGCGCGCCGGGAGCCAGGCCCGAGGAGCAGCTGCGCATCGTCCCGGACACGGCGACGAACTCGCTGATCATCTACGGCACGGCGCAGGAATTCCAGAACATCCGAAACATCCTCAAGGAGCTCGACGTGGTTCCCCGGCAGGTGCTGCTCGAGACCCTGATCGCCGAAGTGACGCTCTCGGACGACGAGACGTTCGGCGTGGATTACGAGATCCTGAGGAAGGGCGGCGACGTGCGGATTTTCAACCGCGAGTTCGGCTCGAGAGGATCGATTCTCGGCGGAATTTTGCCCGCGCCGCCGGAGGGCGGCGGCCTCACGTCGTTCCCGCTCGGGGTGAGCGGCGTGATCGGAACGGGCTCGGTGCGCGCGTTCATCAACGCCCTCAGGTCGGACTCCCGGGTCAAAATCCTTTCTTCGCCGGCCGTGCTCGCCACCGACAATCGCCCCGCCCGTATCCAGGTCGGAAGCGAGGAGCCGGTGGCCACGGGAACGATTACCGGAGCGGTAGGGACCGTGGCCTCCAGCACCACCATTCAGTACCGCAACACGGGCCGCATTCTCACGATCATCCCCCAGGTCAACTCCCAAGGCCTGGTCAACCTCCAGGTGCTCGTCGAGGTGAGCCAGCGCGGCGCCAACGTCGTGATCGGCAACGAGAACGACTCGTTCCCGTCCTTCGACACACGGCAAGCCGAAACCACGGCGGTGGTGCAGGACGGCGATACGCTGGCGATCGGCGGAATCATCGCCGAGAACAAGTCCCGCGAGCGGGCCGGCGTTCCCTACCTGATGGACATCCCGGTGCTCGGCCGGTTCTTCGGCACGACGACCGATACGGTCCGGCGCACCGAGCTGGTGATGCTGATCACGCCCCACGTGATCCGCAACCGCAACGAGTCGCAGCAGGTTTCCGAAAGCTTCAAAAACAAGCTGTCGGCCATTCGCAACGAGCTGGAGCGAATGCGCGCCGAACGGGAGCGCGAGGAGAAAAAGCGGGAGCAGCTTCGGCTGGAGCAGCAGCGGCGTCTGGAGGAGGAGAAAAGGCTCAAGAAGGGCGAGCCGGCGGCTTCCGCATTCCCGACACCGCAGGCTCCGGGAGCCGCGCCGGCGGAAGAGAGCCCGGCGGCCGCCGAGCGAGCGGAGCGATTCCCTGAAGAACCGGCGGCGGCGCCTCTCGAGCAATCAGCCAGGACAGCCGACGGCCCGCCGATCGAGGGCCGAGCCGTGGCCGGGCCGTCGGCGGTGTCGGCCGCGGTCGGGAGGCGGAGCGAGCCCGGATCGAGCGTGCAGAGCGGAGCGAAAGTCACGAGCGTTCGGGCGGCGCCGCAAGCAAAGCGGCCGGCCCCGGCTCAGCCCGGCGGCAACGCTCAGGCGCGCTCCGATCAGCGCTGGGTGGTTCAGGTCGCCTCTTTCGCCTTGGAGAAGGAGGCGGAAATTGCCGCCCGCAAACTGAGGGAAAAAGGCTACGACGTCCACGTGGTGAGCGCCGAGGTCGGCGGCAGGACCTGGTATCGGGTACGCGTCGGTCAGCCGTCGAGCCGCTCCGAAGCTCTCGCGCTGCAGGAAACTCTCAGGTCCAACGAGAGGATCCCGGAGACCTACCTGGTTCTCACCCGGTAA
- the yqeB gene encoding selenium-dependent molybdenum cofactor biosynthesis protein YqeB: MRDGVIDGPVLIRGGGEMATGIAHRLYQCHFRVLITEVAAPTAVRRTVAFAEAVYDGRQTVEGVQAVRVATPEEAFRVWSEGGIPLFVDPEGAIRREIRPAVLVDAIMAKRNTGTAVSDAPLVIGVGPGFTAGGDVHAVVESNRGHHLGRVIWSGGAQPDTGVPAPVDGHGEKRVLRTPRAGRFTALREIGDPVRAGETVGEVDGAPIAAEISGMLRGLLRSGIRVPSGIKAGDVDPRHERGYCYLISDKARAIAGGVLEAILHAARSSQTSRPTGA, from the coding sequence ATGAGAGACGGCGTTATCGACGGGCCGGTCTTGATCCGCGGGGGCGGGGAAATGGCCACCGGGATCGCTCACCGGCTGTATCAATGCCATTTCCGGGTTTTGATCACAGAGGTTGCGGCGCCGACCGCCGTGCGCCGCACGGTGGCATTCGCCGAGGCGGTTTACGACGGCCGGCAGACGGTCGAGGGGGTTCAGGCCGTGAGGGTCGCCACCCCGGAGGAGGCTTTTCGGGTCTGGAGCGAGGGCGGAATTCCGCTGTTCGTGGATCCGGAGGGAGCGATTCGCCGCGAGATCCGGCCGGCGGTGCTCGTCGACGCGATCATGGCGAAGCGGAACACGGGAACGGCGGTTTCGGACGCGCCCCTCGTCATCGGCGTCGGACCCGGTTTCACGGCGGGAGGGGACGTCCACGCCGTCGTGGAGAGCAACCGCGGTCACCATCTCGGGCGCGTGATCTGGAGCGGCGGCGCGCAGCCCGATACCGGCGTGCCGGCGCCGGTCGACGGTCACGGAGAAAAACGGGTGCTCCGGACGCCGCGCGCGGGCAGGTTCACCGCGCTGCGCGAGATCGGCGATCCGGTGCGCGCGGGCGAGACGGTCGGCGAGGTCGACGGAGCTCCGATCGCGGCCGAGATCTCCGGCATGCTTCGGGGACTGCTGCGCAGCGGCATACGGGTTCCCTCCGGGATCAAGGCCGGCGACGTTGATCCCCGCCACGAAAGGGGATATTGTTATCTGATTTCCGACAAGGCTCGAGCGATCGCGGGAGGGGTGCTGGAAGCGATCCTGCACGCCGCTCGGAGCTCGCAAACCTCCCGCCCAACAGGCGCGTAA
- a CDS encoding MoxR family ATPase codes for MKPEQLSIEGIQEILRSERYICDRSLATVVYLSLVMGKPLLLEGEAGVGKTEIAKVLAKVLDAKLIRLQCYEGLDANTALYEWNYPKQMLRIKLEEVGHGDKEAVETEIFTEEYLVKRPLLEAIQSDGANPPVLLIDEIDRADMEFEAFLLEVLSDFQITIPEIGTLKAKHRPYVFLTSNRTREIHDALKRRCLYHWIEYPSFEKEYEIITTKFPEIESLMARQICAFMQKVREMNFYKRPGVAETLDWAAALIALNRRGLDDKTVVETMGCVFKYREDLHHLREQIDARQLNLEALLRAAPELAG; via the coding sequence GTGAAACCGGAACAGCTCAGCATCGAAGGAATCCAGGAAATCCTCCGAAGCGAACGATACATCTGCGACCGTTCGCTCGCCACGGTGGTCTACCTCTCGCTCGTGATGGGGAAACCGCTCCTGCTCGAAGGGGAAGCGGGGGTCGGAAAGACGGAGATCGCGAAGGTGCTGGCCAAGGTGCTCGACGCCAAGCTCATCCGCCTGCAGTGCTACGAGGGGCTGGACGCCAATACGGCGCTCTACGAGTGGAACTACCCGAAGCAGATGCTGCGCATCAAGCTCGAGGAGGTCGGCCACGGCGACAAGGAAGCCGTGGAAACCGAGATCTTCACCGAAGAGTACCTCGTCAAACGGCCGCTCCTCGAGGCGATCCAGAGCGACGGCGCCAACCCGCCGGTGCTGCTGATCGACGAGATCGACCGCGCCGACATGGAGTTCGAGGCCTTCCTGCTCGAGGTGCTGTCGGATTTCCAGATCACGATTCCCGAAATCGGCACCCTGAAGGCGAAGCACCGCCCGTACGTCTTTCTCACCTCGAACCGGACGCGCGAGATCCATGACGCGCTCAAGCGCCGCTGCCTCTATCACTGGATCGAGTACCCGAGCTTCGAAAAAGAGTACGAGATCATCACGACCAAGTTCCCGGAGATCGAGTCGCTCATGGCGCGGCAGATCTGCGCCTTCATGCAAAAGGTCCGCGAGATGAATTTCTACAAGCGGCCGGGCGTGGCCGAGACGCTGGACTGGGCGGCCGCGCTGATCGCGCTCAACCGCCGGGGGCTGGACGACAAGACGGTGGTCGAGACGATGGGATGCGTCTTCAAGTACCGGGAAGACCTGCACCACCTGCGCGAGCAGATCGACGCCCGGCAGCTCAATCTCGAAGCGTTGCTGCGGGCGGCTCCGGAGCTGGCGGGCTAG
- a CDS encoding VWA domain-containing protein: MEITRETVAAAVNSYSSVRGHGTLANLMSFARVLKQLGVKIGLSQVIDAARAVRLIDIADRGDFRALLRANLISQKEDFPIFDLAFDCFWREQSYEKVDPEDLETQGEPQESGGRDGGEEQGLEEALADGFAREDSPREPLEEISVPAYSPQESLNQKDFSEMGIEESRAIARAILLIATKIATQISRRKKRARRGATVDPRWTLRRSMKYGGEVVELVNRKRRVKKTRVVLLCDVSGSMDCYSRFLIQFMYGLQNELWGVETFVFSTSLSRITHLIRTKDIGNALEKISGSVLGWSGGTNIGRSLHTFNRHFAPSMMTHRTVTVIISDGWDRGDVGLLEAEMRALKRRCRTVIWLNPLLASENYEPLCKGMQAALPYIDFFLSAHNVDSLVRLGRTLQKMVA; the protein is encoded by the coding sequence ATGGAAATCACGCGCGAAACCGTCGCCGCAGCCGTCAACAGCTACAGCTCCGTCCGCGGGCACGGAACGCTCGCCAACCTGATGTCGTTCGCCCGGGTGCTCAAGCAGCTCGGCGTGAAGATCGGCCTGAGCCAGGTGATCGACGCCGCGCGCGCGGTCCGCCTGATCGATATCGCCGATCGGGGCGATTTCCGGGCGCTGCTGCGGGCCAACCTGATCTCGCAGAAGGAAGACTTTCCGATTTTCGACCTGGCCTTCGACTGCTTCTGGCGCGAGCAGAGCTACGAGAAGGTCGACCCGGAGGATCTCGAGACCCAGGGCGAACCCCAGGAGTCCGGCGGGCGCGACGGCGGCGAGGAGCAGGGGCTGGAGGAGGCGCTGGCGGACGGTTTCGCCCGCGAAGACAGCCCCCGGGAGCCTCTCGAGGAGATTTCCGTCCCGGCTTACAGTCCCCAGGAATCCCTCAACCAGAAGGACTTCAGCGAAATGGGGATCGAGGAAAGCCGGGCCATCGCCCGCGCGATTCTGCTGATCGCCACCAAGATCGCCACGCAGATCAGCCGGAGGAAAAAACGCGCCCGCCGCGGCGCGACGGTCGACCCGCGCTGGACGCTGCGCCGCAGCATGAAGTACGGCGGCGAGGTCGTCGAGCTGGTCAACCGCAAGCGGCGCGTCAAGAAGACCCGGGTGGTGCTGCTCTGCGACGTCAGCGGCTCGATGGATTGCTACAGCCGCTTTCTCATCCAGTTCATGTACGGCTTGCAGAACGAGCTGTGGGGCGTGGAAACCTTCGTCTTCAGCACCTCGCTCAGCCGCATCACGCACCTGATCCGGACCAAGGATATCGGCAACGCGCTGGAGAAGATCTCGGGGAGCGTTCTCGGCTGGTCGGGCGGCACCAACATCGGCCGCTCGCTGCACACCTTCAACCGCCACTTCGCACCGTCGATGATGACGCACCGGACGGTGACGGTGATCATCAGCGACGGCTGGGACCGCGGCGACGTCGGCCTGCTCGAAGCCGAGATGCGCGCGCTCAAGCGCCGCTGCCGCACCGTCATCTGGCTCAACCCGCTGCTGGCGAGCGAGAACTACGAGCCGCTGTGCAAGGGGATGCAGGCGGCGCTGCCCTACATCGACTTTTTCCTGTCGGCACACAACGTGGACAGTCTCGTGCGGCTCGGACGCACGCTGCAGAAAATGGTGGCTTAG
- a CDS encoding XdhC family protein, whose product MAGQGTCYDDPNTDVKKRESVYHQVKELLDKGETVAVATIVSTKGSTPREVGAKMVVTAWGEILGTIGGGCGEADVKREAIEVIRTRKPRMVRIDLTDDISSDSPAVCGGIMNVFIDPWWKERDEEAANAS is encoded by the coding sequence ATGGCAGGCCAAGGAACCTGTTACGACGATCCCAACACCGACGTCAAGAAGCGGGAATCGGTATACCATCAGGTCAAGGAGCTCCTGGACAAGGGCGAAACCGTCGCGGTGGCGACGATCGTTTCGACCAAGGGCTCGACCCCCCGGGAGGTAGGGGCGAAGATGGTGGTGACCGCTTGGGGCGAGATCCTGGGAACCATCGGCGGCGGCTGCGGGGAGGCGGATGTCAAGCGCGAGGCGATCGAGGTGATCCGGACCCGTAAACCCCGCATGGTCCGCATCGATCTGACCGACGACATTTCTTCGGACAGCCCGGCGGTCTGCGGCGGGATCATGAACGTCTTCATCGACCCGTGGTGGAAAGAGCGCGACGAGGAGGCCGCGAACGCTTCATGA
- a CDS encoding XdhC/CoxI family protein, with translation MSSLTSELIRISEENAAAVLATVIEVEGDGRVAPGAKCLVRDGRVVAETIGEPGIVRSIVAEADVHLRAEKSKLVELAVPETAGRLHVFFEVMPAPPKLVVVGAGHIALPLVRMAKILDFYVIVIDDRLLYANRERFPDADEVLVGDMARMLKEMTITPSTYIVLITRGHKYDEPCLREIIHSPARYIGMIGSRRRIKACFQRFRDEEKIAEEVIQRVYAPIGLDIGTETPAEIALSILAEIVKVRRGGSAASLSGR, from the coding sequence ATGAGTTCGCTCACGAGCGAGCTGATCCGGATCAGCGAAGAAAACGCCGCGGCCGTGCTCGCCACGGTGATCGAGGTCGAAGGCGACGGCCGCGTGGCGCCGGGCGCTAAATGCCTGGTGCGCGACGGCCGCGTCGTGGCCGAGACCATCGGCGAGCCGGGCATCGTGCGATCGATCGTCGCCGAAGCGGACGTTCATCTCAGGGCGGAAAAGTCGAAGCTCGTGGAACTCGCGGTTCCGGAGACCGCAGGCAGGCTCCACGTCTTTTTCGAGGTGATGCCCGCACCCCCCAAGCTCGTCGTGGTGGGCGCCGGCCATATCGCGCTGCCGCTGGTGCGGATGGCGAAGATCCTGGATTTCTACGTGATCGTCATCGACGATCGGCTGCTGTACGCGAACCGCGAGCGCTTTCCGGACGCCGACGAGGTGCTGGTCGGCGACATGGCGCGCATGCTGAAAGAGATGACGATCACGCCCTCGACGTACATCGTGCTGATCACGCGGGGGCACAAGTACGACGAGCCGTGCCTCCGCGAGATCATCCACAGCCCCGCCAGGTACATCGGGATGATCGGCAGCCGCCGGCGCATCAAAGCCTGCTTCCAGAGGTTTCGGGACGAAGAAAAGATCGCCGAAGAAGTGATCCAGCGCGTCTATGCGCCGATCGGTCTCGACATCGGGACCGAAACGCCGGCCGAGATCGCGCTGTCGATCCTGGCGGAGATCGTAAAGGTGAGGCGGGGAGGCAGCGCCGCTTCCCTGTCTGGCCGATAG
- a CDS encoding DUF120 domain-containing protein has product MFSDLGRAAEFMALDWVRAALEERLGFTPFPATLNLRPVSAADRRLWRAVREEAGIPLLPGERGFCAARLYRVEIRAGERAAPAAAVLVPEVEGYPEDKIEVVAPLRLKDALGVSDGDRLILEFTR; this is encoded by the coding sequence ATCTTTTCCGACCTCGGGCGGGCGGCCGAGTTCATGGCCCTGGACTGGGTCCGGGCGGCGCTCGAGGAAAGGCTCGGATTCACCCCGTTTCCGGCCACGCTGAACCTCCGCCCGGTTTCGGCCGCCGACCGCCGGCTGTGGCGGGCGGTGCGGGAGGAAGCGGGTATTCCGCTCCTTCCCGGAGAGCGGGGCTTTTGCGCGGCACGGTTGTACCGGGTGGAGATCCGGGCGGGGGAGCGCGCGGCGCCGGCGGCCGCGGTGCTGGTGCCGGAGGTGGAGGGGTACCCGGAGGACAAAATCGAGGTCGTCGCGCCGCTCAGGCTGAAGGACGCGCTGGGAGTTAGCGACGGCGACCGGCTGATTCTGGAGTTCACGCGTTGA
- a CDS encoding UbiX family flavin prenyltransferase, with amino-acid sequence MKRKRRLIVGISGATGAIYGVRILEVLAKVEDVETHLVLTKAGRMTIQVETPYAAKDVEAMADVVHDINNVGASISSGSFRTEGMVIAPCSMKSMGGIAHSLGGDLLVRAADVVLKERKKLVLLVRETPLHLGHLEAMATLTRMGAVIFPPVPAFYHRPKTIDDIINQTVTRVLDQFDIDVELFRRWDDEGMTRHPEAGAPPPLASARKRRDVEG; translated from the coding sequence TTGAAAAGGAAGCGGCGATTGATTGTCGGTATTTCCGGGGCGACCGGCGCGATCTACGGCGTGCGGATCCTCGAGGTGCTGGCCAAGGTCGAGGACGTGGAAACCCACCTGGTGCTGACCAAAGCCGGCAGGATGACCATCCAGGTGGAGACCCCCTACGCCGCCAAGGACGTGGAAGCGATGGCCGACGTTGTCCACGACATCAACAACGTCGGCGCGAGCATCTCGAGCGGTTCCTTCCGCACCGAGGGTATGGTCATCGCGCCCTGCTCGATGAAATCGATGGGCGGGATCGCCCACTCGCTGGGCGGCGATCTCCTCGTGCGAGCCGCGGACGTGGTGCTGAAGGAACGAAAAAAGCTCGTGCTGCTGGTCCGGGAGACTCCCCTGCACCTGGGGCATCTCGAAGCGATGGCGACCCTCACCCGGATGGGGGCGGTCATCTTTCCGCCGGTGCCCGCCTTCTACCATCGGCCCAAGACGATCGACGACATCATCAACCAGACCGTGACCCGGGTCCTCGACCAGTTCGACATCGACGTCGAGCTTTTTCGCCGTTGGGACGACGAAGGAATGACCCGCCATCCGGAAGCGGGAGCTCCGCCGCCCCTGGCATCGGCCCGCAAGCGCCGCGACGTCGAGGGGTAG
- the fni gene encoding type 2 isopentenyl-diphosphate Delta-isomerase encodes MPGPRLKKDLTPTQRRKKEHLELCLEAETAAGRLATGFERYRFVHNALPELDLEEIDLSVDFLGKRLRAPLLISSMTGGFELAGTVNRNLAAAAERLGIAMGVGSQRVALEQPAVADSFRVRDLAPDILLLANLGAVQLNYGYTVEHCRKAVQMIGADGLILHLNVLQEAVQPEGNRNFRGLTQKIADVCRELEVPVMAKEVGNGISGEVAVRLRNAGVKAIDVAGSGGTSWYAVESARAARRGQPFETTFVEWGIPTEEALVEVRRAVPEIPLVASGGIRSGLDIAKAIALGADIAGLGQPLLAAALESSDKVVEFLSGIIREIKVAMLCVGAGNLRALKAAPLVRRA; translated from the coding sequence ATGCCCGGCCCGAGGCTCAAGAAAGACCTGACGCCGACCCAGCGAAGGAAGAAAGAGCATCTCGAGCTTTGCCTGGAGGCGGAGACGGCGGCCGGCCGCCTCGCTACCGGTTTCGAGCGTTACCGCTTCGTTCACAACGCCTTGCCCGAGCTCGATCTCGAGGAGATCGATCTCAGCGTCGATTTTCTCGGCAAGCGGCTCCGCGCGCCGTTGCTCATCTCGTCGATGACCGGAGGATTCGAGCTGGCCGGCACGGTCAACCGGAACCTGGCCGCGGCTGCCGAACGCCTCGGGATCGCCATGGGGGTGGGATCTCAGCGGGTGGCGCTCGAGCAGCCCGCGGTCGCCGATTCGTTCCGGGTGCGCGACCTGGCCCCCGACATCCTGCTGCTCGCCAACCTGGGCGCCGTCCAGCTCAACTACGGCTACACCGTCGAGCACTGCCGTAAGGCAGTCCAGATGATCGGCGCTGACGGCCTGATTCTTCACCTCAACGTGCTCCAGGAGGCGGTGCAGCCGGAAGGCAACCGAAATTTCAGAGGCCTCACGCAAAAGATCGCCGACGTATGCCGCGAGCTCGAGGTTCCCGTGATGGCCAAGGAAGTAGGCAACGGAATCTCGGGGGAGGTGGCCGTCCGGCTGCGCAACGCCGGCGTCAAGGCGATCGACGTGGCGGGGAGCGGCGGCACCTCCTGGTACGCCGTGGAGTCGGCCAGGGCGGCGCGGCGCGGCCAGCCGTTCGAGACGACCTTCGTCGAATGGGGCATCCCGACCGAGGAAGCTCTCGTCGAGGTGCGCCGGGCGGTGCCCGAAATTCCGCTGGTGGCTTCCGGAGGAATCCGGAGCGGCCTCGACATCGCGAAGGCGATCGCCCTGGGGGCGGACATCGCCGGGTTGGGACAGCCGTTGCTCGCGGCGGCGCTGGAATCGAGCGACAAGGTGGTCGAATTCCTCAGCGGCATCATCCGCGAGATCAAGGTGGCCATGCTCTGCGTCGGGGCCGGGAACCTCCGGGCACTGAAGGCCGCCCCCCTGGTGCGGAGGGCTTGA
- a CDS encoding pyridoxamine 5'-phosphate oxidase family protein: MAEDLKRQILEYLKSHNTMTLATCADGVPWAATVFYASDGLSLYFFSAPDTRHSENLARNPRVAVTIQEDYRDWRAIKGIQLEGSVAPVESAAEKARAMAVYALKYPEVIKLFTDPASGIFYRAFLKVRFYRVSPRRILFIDNEQGFGNRRELLVEE, from the coding sequence ATGGCCGAGGACCTGAAGCGGCAGATCCTCGAATACCTCAAAAGTCACAACACGATGACCCTGGCCACGTGCGCCGACGGGGTGCCGTGGGCCGCGACGGTGTTCTACGCGAGCGATGGCCTGAGCCTTTATTTCTTTTCGGCTCCCGATACCCGGCACAGCGAGAACCTGGCGCGGAACCCTCGGGTTGCGGTTACGATCCAGGAGGATTACCGTGATTGGCGCGCGATCAAGGGGATCCAGCTGGAAGGGAGCGTCGCGCCCGTCGAGTCGGCGGCCGAGAAGGCCAGGGCGATGGCGGTTTACGCGCTCAAGTACCCGGAGGTGATCAAGCTGTTCACCGATCCCGCAAGCGGGATCTTTTACCGGGCCTTTCTGAAGGTCCGATTCTACCGCGTTTCCCCGCGCCGGATCCTCTTCATCGACAATGAGCAGGGATTCGGCAACCGCCGGGAGCTTCTCGTCGAAGAATAG
- a CDS encoding efflux RND transporter periplasmic adaptor subunit has product MKRHRRLLSAAGLMLLAVAGYGFWSFGRAPNEPPYVTVPVQRANVTQVVSSTGTLQAVVTVQVGSQVSGTIDKLFADFNTRVKAGQVVAQLNQDKFRAAVDQAKANLLAARSNLEKSKVALQDAERTLTRNRELRARDLIAQSELDAAQTAYDAAAAQVEVNKAQVAQAQAALNQATVDLNNTVIRSPVDGIVISRNVDVGQTVAASLQAPTLFTIANDLSKMEVHTNVDEADVGNIRENQEVTFTVDAFPARRFRGRVHQVRNAPTVVQNVVTYDAVVRIDNKELLLKPGMTANVQFLVSRQENVLTVPNMAIRFRPPEEKNQAQELLRQEQSRAAPRVGARRTSRSGAGGGPRGPRMVRIYVLRGAKAEPVEVELGITDGSKTEVRSGDLKENERVIIAMASAANGTSGIANPFQPPPQPRRFGFR; this is encoded by the coding sequence ATGAAGCGTCACCGCCGTCTTTTGAGCGCCGCCGGCCTGATGCTGCTGGCGGTCGCGGGATACGGCTTTTGGAGCTTCGGCAGAGCTCCCAACGAGCCGCCGTACGTGACTGTTCCGGTGCAGCGGGCGAACGTAACGCAGGTGGTCTCCTCGACCGGGACGCTCCAGGCCGTGGTAACGGTCCAGGTCGGGAGCCAGGTTTCAGGGACGATCGACAAGCTGTTCGCGGACTTCAACACCAGGGTCAAGGCGGGACAGGTCGTCGCCCAGTTGAATCAGGACAAGTTCCGGGCCGCGGTGGACCAGGCGAAGGCCAACTTGCTCGCCGCCCGCTCCAATCTCGAGAAATCCAAGGTCGCCCTCCAGGACGCGGAACGGACGCTCACCCGCAACCGCGAGCTCCGCGCCCGGGATCTGATCGCGCAGAGCGAGCTCGACGCGGCCCAGACGGCCTATGACGCCGCCGCGGCGCAGGTCGAGGTGAACAAAGCCCAGGTGGCTCAGGCGCAGGCGGCGTTGAACCAGGCCACCGTCGACCTCAACAACACGGTCATCCGCTCGCCGGTGGATGGCATCGTGATCTCGCGCAACGTCGACGTGGGACAGACAGTGGCCGCCTCGCTCCAGGCGCCGACCCTGTTCACGATCGCCAACGACCTCTCGAAGATGGAGGTGCATACCAACGTCGACGAGGCCGACGTCGGCAACATCCGCGAAAACCAGGAAGTGACCTTCACCGTGGACGCGTTTCCGGCGCGCCGGTTCCGCGGCCGGGTGCACCAGGTGCGCAACGCTCCCACTGTGGTGCAAAACGTGGTGACGTACGACGCGGTGGTGCGGATCGACAACAAGGAGTTGCTGCTCAAGCCGGGGATGACCGCCAACGTCCAGTTCCTGGTGAGCCGGCAGGAAAACGTCCTGACGGTCCCGAACATGGCGATCCGTTTCCGGCCGCCGGAGGAAAAGAACCAGGCCCAGGAGCTGCTCAGGCAGGAGCAGAGCCGCGCCGCCCCGAGGGTCGGGGCGCGCCGGACCAGCCGTTCGGGGGCGGGGGGCGGGCCCCGGGGGCCGCGCATGGTCCGCATTTACGTTCTCAGAGGCGCGAAGGCGGAGCCGGTGGAGGTCGAGCTGGGAATCACCGACGGGTCGAAAACCGAGGTGAGGAGCGGCGACCTCAAGGAGAACGAGCGCGTCATCATCGCCATGGCGAGCGCCGCCAACGGGACTTCGGGCATCGCCAATCCCTTCCAGCCGCCGCCGCAGCCGAGGCGTTTCGGTTTTCGATGA